Proteins from a single region of Pseudomonas sp. 10S4:
- a CDS encoding nuclear transport factor 2 family protein, whose product MQTYLEDRLQITDLITGWIHRDLGQWDQLSNLAHPDGTIEVTWFEGPFAEFVEGSKRMGKSDLRTKHLIGTPVVTINGSKAIVETNAVIVGENVRLDLGCSVHNRFYDLVEKRRGLWKLVKRQSIYDMGGFTFPQGLIEIDRETVARYPREYAPLAYLLEKSGFPLNRVFATRGSDLELTMRAEASAWLAD is encoded by the coding sequence ATGCAGACTTACCTGGAAGACCGCCTCCAAATTACCGACCTGATTACCGGCTGGATCCATCGCGATTTAGGCCAATGGGATCAACTGTCCAACCTTGCCCACCCCGACGGGACGATAGAAGTCACTTGGTTTGAAGGACCGTTTGCCGAGTTCGTCGAAGGTTCAAAGCGCATGGGCAAGTCCGACTTGCGTACCAAACACCTGATCGGCACGCCAGTGGTCACCATCAATGGCAGCAAGGCCATCGTTGAAACCAACGCGGTAATTGTTGGCGAAAACGTCCGGTTGGATCTGGGTTGCAGCGTGCACAACCGTTTCTACGACCTTGTCGAGAAACGCCGAGGTCTGTGGAAGCTGGTCAAGCGCCAGAGCATCTATGACATGGGCGGCTTCACCTTCCCCCAAGGCCTGATTGAGATTGATCGTGAAACCGTGGCGCGCTACCCGCGCGAGTACGCGCCGCTTGCCTACCTTCTGGAAAAAAGCGGCTTCCCGCTCAATCGGGTATTCGCCACCCGCGGCAGCGACCTTGAACTGACCATGCGGGCCGAGGCCAGCGCGTGGCTCGCTGACTAA
- a CDS encoding ABC transporter ATP-binding protein translates to MIEFHQVTAYQQQTRVLNRLSLKIEPHERVAILGPNGAGKSSLLKLINRELYPVAQEGSYLKLFDSETIHLWQLRDRIGFVSHDLQEHYTPYTTALEVVVSGFFGAIGSHEHLQPTNIQVDQARAMMTRLGIAQDEACMFQRLSTGQKRRLLLARALVHHPEALIFDEPANGLDMGASLAMLTLLRSFCSEDRSLIITTHHVDEIIPEIDRVVLINRGQIIADGPKPDILTSKNLSELYQTRLQITENNGWYRCWHD, encoded by the coding sequence ATGATCGAATTCCACCAAGTCACCGCGTACCAGCAACAGACACGGGTGCTCAATCGGTTGTCGTTGAAGATTGAGCCGCACGAGCGCGTGGCAATCCTGGGCCCCAACGGCGCGGGTAAAAGCAGCCTGCTTAAATTGATAAACCGGGAGCTGTATCCCGTTGCGCAGGAAGGCAGCTACCTGAAGCTTTTTGACAGCGAAACGATTCATCTTTGGCAGTTGCGGGACAGGATCGGTTTTGTTTCGCACGACCTGCAAGAGCACTACACGCCCTATACCACGGCATTAGAGGTTGTCGTTTCCGGGTTTTTCGGTGCCATTGGCAGTCATGAACACCTTCAACCGACGAATATCCAGGTCGATCAGGCCCGGGCAATGATGACCAGACTCGGAATTGCGCAGGATGAGGCCTGCATGTTTCAGCGCCTTTCCACCGGCCAGAAGCGGCGTCTCCTGCTGGCCCGAGCACTTGTTCATCATCCCGAGGCGTTGATTTTCGATGAGCCCGCCAATGGCCTGGACATGGGCGCCAGCCTGGCCATGCTGACGCTATTGCGCAGCTTTTGCAGTGAGGACCGATCATTGATCATCACTACTCACCACGTTGACGAGATCATTCCCGAAATCGACCGCGTGGTGCTAATCAACCGAGGACAAATTATTGCTGACGGCCCAAAACCCGACATTCTGACGAGTAAAAACTTGTCGGAGTTGTATCAGACCAGGCTACAAATCACCGAGAACAACGGTTGGTATCGCTGCTGGCACGATTGA
- a CDS encoding tyrosine-type recombinase/integrase, with product MNTIATYNYQPWNKGKLVGQKAPLRVRDIWAIVMQQKTQQPVQFEITEQTRTVLEAWMHLARLRSEDFLIRTRLHGSDHLSTRQYARIVKAWVTAIGLDPTMYGTHTLRRTKASLIYRRTKNLRAVQLLLGHTKLESTVRHLGIEVDDALEMAEQTEV from the coding sequence ATGAACACAATTGCCACATACAACTATCAACCTTGGAACAAGGGAAAGCTTGTCGGGCAGAAAGCCCCGCTCCGAGTGAGAGATATCTGGGCCATCGTGATGCAGCAGAAAACTCAGCAGCCTGTGCAATTTGAAATCACAGAGCAAACCCGAACGGTTCTGGAGGCTTGGATGCATCTGGCACGCCTCCGCAGTGAGGATTTCTTGATTCGGACCCGGTTGCACGGTTCAGATCATCTCTCCACCAGGCAATACGCTCGAATAGTCAAAGCGTGGGTCACAGCCATTGGCCTTGACCCAACCATGTACGGTACCCACACGCTACGGAGAACCAAGGCATCGCTGATCTATCGCAGGACGAAAAACCTGAGAGCTGTTCAACTCCTGCTTGGTCATACGAAGCTTGAAAGCACCGTCAGACACCTCGGAATTGAGGTCGATGACGCCCTGGAAATGGCGGAACAGACGGAAGTCTGA
- a CDS encoding AraC family transcriptional regulator ligand-binding domain-containing protein — protein sequence MRESDRVELEPANRSNQRFHRGKLGQVLERFLDSQAQHKSADYSLVELDQLWREAARIDPAIGLKLFTLFTPQDWHVLVYLCLYSPDVASALQYWARYAPLASDADSVRLVNDENGFGVELGVDAPGELRRYVTEHYGVMFITQLQRGTGQEVCPVLAKFTHSRPSYYKQYAHSFGERIEFDCPTSCFYFDSRSLGLPMLTRHNGMLELLTQELDRRIAVYRNFSGWAAKVAAGARRALSRGEPPNLENLAKTLHQTPRTLRRRLEEQGTTFRHLLDQVRAELELHLELQGESRADIADQLGYSDLTAYLHARNRWRVKV from the coding sequence ATGCGTGAATCGGACAGAGTTGAGCTAGAACCGGCCAATCGCTCGAACCAGCGTTTTCATCGCGGCAAGCTCGGTCAGGTGTTGGAGCGTTTTCTCGACAGCCAAGCCCAGCATAAAAGTGCAGATTACAGTCTGGTGGAGTTGGATCAGCTATGGCGTGAGGCGGCGCGTATTGACCCCGCCATTGGCCTGAAACTGTTCACACTGTTCACACCTCAGGACTGGCACGTACTAGTTTATCTGTGCCTGTACAGTCCAGACGTTGCCTCTGCACTGCAGTACTGGGCCCGTTACGCACCGCTGGCATCGGATGCGGACAGTGTCAGGTTGGTGAATGACGAAAACGGCTTTGGGGTAGAGCTGGGCGTCGACGCACCGGGTGAGCTGAGGCGCTATGTCACCGAGCACTACGGCGTCATGTTTATAACCCAACTGCAGCGCGGAACTGGCCAGGAAGTTTGTCCAGTGCTGGCAAAATTTACCCATTCGCGTCCGTCGTATTACAAGCAATACGCGCATTCGTTTGGAGAGCGGATTGAGTTTGACTGCCCGACTAGCTGCTTTTACTTTGATTCTCGTAGCCTGGGTCTTCCGATGCTTACTCGACATAACGGTATGCTGGAGCTGCTGACTCAGGAACTAGACCGGCGGATTGCGGTGTATCGAAATTTCAGCGGCTGGGCCGCCAAGGTGGCGGCAGGGGCGCGACGGGCATTATCGCGAGGTGAGCCCCCGAATCTGGAAAATCTGGCAAAGACTCTTCACCAGACACCGCGCACTTTACGTAGACGCCTGGAAGAGCAAGGCACGACATTCCGGCATTTGCTTGATCAGGTCCGCGCAGAACTGGAACTGCATCTGGAATTGCAGGGAGAATCTCGAGCAGATATTGCTGACCAGTTAGGCTATAGCGATTTGACTGCCTATCTCCACGCCCGTAATAGATGGCGCGTAAAAGTGTAA
- a CDS encoding outer membrane beta-barrel protein has translation MKNINVKSFGAVLFVLATGHCLAGEPADVGEGTVFRGLFGDSLERDYGIKVSGLVDAGYSRNNNSSHEDRESGQTNTPVAGFGDEGFELGTLHLFADKALKANFIPRITPLPGPAPTEASFGFTLETAYGRNAQQARTYGWDMHWGINSPGDDDADKARRDKQNFLAVPNIAATAYLPYAGGFTAIAGIFGPGLGYEIPPNIRAARNPFASRTYAFMTESGAVSGFLLGKRLVNNSSMLLGAELGVIQGQGNLRDNNDSKALLGALRWRTPDMNTWIDYEFLVGDSQNDSRNDIQTPRGRLISSDGQFKQQHSLNGWHRFDEKWSMGGEMVYGRQAGDGKASTVDIVTGPGFDGAHWWGANVVLTYQQRKDLAFSVRAEHFDDPDGYILFPSSTSRGAFNALTTGLRYDFNKYLSLRPELRYDWFNGRDDARPFGNGDARNQLTGTVEALVYF, from the coding sequence ATGAAGAACATCAACGTCAAATCGTTTGGTGCGGTTCTGTTCGTCCTCGCCACGGGTCATTGCCTGGCGGGCGAACCTGCCGACGTCGGAGAAGGCACTGTATTTCGCGGCCTGTTCGGTGACTCGCTGGAGCGCGACTATGGCATCAAGGTGTCCGGCCTGGTGGACGCCGGTTACTCTCGCAACAACAACTCATCCCATGAGGATCGCGAGTCCGGACAGACCAACACCCCCGTGGCCGGATTCGGCGACGAAGGCTTTGAACTCGGCACCCTTCACCTGTTTGCCGACAAAGCGTTGAAGGCCAATTTCATCCCGCGTATCACGCCCTTACCGGGCCCGGCCCCCACTGAAGCCTCTTTCGGCTTCACGCTCGAGACCGCCTACGGTCGCAATGCGCAGCAGGCCCGTACCTACGGCTGGGACATGCACTGGGGAATAAACTCTCCGGGCGACGACGATGCGGACAAGGCCCGACGCGACAAGCAAAACTTCCTCGCCGTGCCCAACATCGCCGCCACGGCCTACCTACCTTATGCCGGCGGCTTTACCGCAATCGCCGGCATCTTTGGCCCAGGGCTCGGCTACGAAATCCCACCCAACATCCGTGCCGCGCGCAACCCGTTTGCCAGCCGCACCTATGCCTTTATGACCGAGTCCGGAGCGGTTTCCGGGTTCCTGCTGGGCAAACGTCTAGTCAATAACTCAAGCATGTTGCTCGGTGCCGAGTTAGGCGTGATTCAGGGCCAAGGCAATCTGCGCGACAACAACGACAGCAAGGCATTGCTGGGAGCACTACGCTGGCGCACGCCCGACATGAACACCTGGATCGACTATGAATTTCTCGTCGGTGATTCACAAAACGACAGCCGCAACGACATACAAACACCTCGCGGTCGGCTGATTTCCAGCGACGGCCAGTTCAAGCAGCAGCACTCGCTCAATGGCTGGCATCGATTCGATGAAAAGTGGTCAATGGGCGGGGAAATGGTCTACGGCCGTCAAGCGGGCGACGGCAAAGCCTCGACCGTGGACATCGTCACCGGTCCCGGTTTTGATGGGGCGCACTGGTGGGGCGCCAACGTGGTGTTGACCTACCAGCAACGCAAAGACTTGGCGTTCTCCGTGCGGGCCGAGCATTTCGACGATCCGGACGGCTACATTCTGTTCCCCTCCTCCACGTCACGAGGCGCGTTCAATGCGCTGACAACGGGCCTGCGCTACGACTTCAACAAGTACCTGTCGCTGCGTCCGGAGCTACGCTACGACTGGTTCAATGGCCGCGACGATGCTCGCCCGTTTGGTAACGGTGATGCGCGTAACCAACTGACCGGAACTGTGGAAGCGCTGGTGTATTTCTGA
- a CDS encoding flavin reductase family protein, producing the protein MNNAHNDAAKFRRVMGRFATGVTVVTYERENQPAGMTANAFLSVSLEPQLILVSIKNESRFCNHIKQGDCYGVNFLTEQQEHLSGHFAGRAVEGLNVAMNKVQGVPIIEGSLAHIVARVVQIHAAGDHQLYIAEVVELVEAEQARPLLFFSGQYGKLNAA; encoded by the coding sequence ATGAATAACGCACACAATGACGCTGCCAAGTTTCGCCGCGTGATGGGCCGCTTTGCCACGGGTGTAACAGTGGTGACCTACGAACGGGAAAACCAACCGGCGGGTATGACGGCCAATGCGTTCCTGTCGGTGTCGCTGGAGCCGCAACTGATCCTGGTGTCGATCAAGAACGAGTCACGCTTTTGCAACCACATTAAGCAAGGCGACTGTTACGGCGTGAACTTTTTGACCGAACAACAGGAGCACCTTAGCGGCCACTTTGCCGGGCGTGCCGTCGAGGGATTGAACGTGGCCATGAACAAGGTTCAGGGCGTGCCAATCATCGAGGGCAGCCTGGCCCACATTGTTGCTCGGGTGGTCCAGATCCATGCGGCTGGCGACCACCAACTGTATATCGCTGAGGTGGTCGAACTTGTTGAAGCAGAACAGGCGCGGCCGCTACTGTTCTTCTCTGGCCAATACGGCAAGTTGAACGCGGCTTGA
- a CDS encoding sterol desaturase family protein: MNTTMLANNPTFIVAGIFLAFVLIELACSSFRQASSSKRDVLIEVFGSSIMVAITFPLVMWLSGMILNQLLPDKKDALAEIPWIAGFVLFLLLDDMTQYWWHRLTHRIPALYALHRAHHSAPYMSIRIVYRNNSFYYLLMPGIWLSGVLIYLGLAPIYYVYLILKMTVIFAAHSSVAWDDKLYRIPALRPLVWILERTFSTPSTHSAHHGLTAEDGVTHYKGNFGNMLFLWDVLFGTAKITRRRPPAYGIEHLSPISWKEELFWPVVRSRRVAPTVNAEQKVAR, translated from the coding sequence ATGAATACAACAATGCTCGCCAACAACCCAACCTTTATCGTGGCCGGAATTTTCCTTGCCTTCGTTTTAATAGAGCTTGCTTGCTCATCGTTTCGCCAGGCGTCAAGTAGCAAACGTGACGTGCTGATTGAGGTCTTCGGGTCTAGCATAATGGTAGCCATCACGTTTCCTTTGGTGATGTGGCTAAGTGGCATGATCTTAAATCAGCTTCTGCCAGATAAGAAAGACGCGTTGGCCGAGATCCCATGGATTGCCGGATTTGTGTTGTTTTTACTGCTGGATGACATGACCCAGTATTGGTGGCACCGCCTGACTCACCGCATCCCCGCGCTATATGCCCTGCATCGCGCTCACCACTCAGCTCCTTACATGAGTATTCGCATCGTCTATCGCAATAACAGTTTTTACTATCTGCTGATGCCGGGCATCTGGCTTTCCGGTGTTCTAATTTATCTTGGTCTCGCCCCGATTTATTACGTTTATTTGATCTTGAAAATGACCGTGATTTTTGCGGCGCACAGCAGTGTCGCCTGGGACGATAAACTTTACCGCATCCCTGCTTTACGCCCTCTTGTCTGGATATTGGAGCGCACCTTCTCTACGCCATCCACTCACTCTGCACATCACGGTTTGACTGCTGAGGATGGCGTCACGCATTACAAAGGTAATTTTGGCAACATGTTGTTTCTTTGGGATGTACTGTTCGGGACGGCAAAGATTACGCGCCGTCGTCCACCAGCTTATGGTATCGAGCACTTGTCGCCGATCAGTTGGAAAGAGGAATTATTCTGGCCAGTTGTTCGATCCCGTCGTGTGGCGCCGACGGTGAATGCTGAGCAGAAGGTCGCACGATGA
- a CDS encoding TetR/AcrR family transcriptional regulator, producing MDAPPDHRTVTARRKRDAMRARILSATMDLLADPAKVSVSIEDVARVAQISRGAFYKHFASLEEALAAIGQEATDGMTLHILPVYDVLTHPLERISTAMRLFLLRAHTDRRWAAFFLRAELVQHESILLKYVFADLEAGRDAGLLELPSMQAGVDALIGATLEGVRSMTLRKVDDPEVYIDAVILMVLRGFGVANAQAQEAVAFSKAYLQAGVASAAGEPASPPLIRLDLNGNLNRASSDTNRCSR from the coding sequence ATGGACGCACCGCCGGATCACCGAACCGTGACCGCTCGGCGCAAACGTGATGCGATGCGCGCTCGAATACTCTCGGCGACCATGGACTTGCTAGCCGACCCTGCGAAGGTTTCGGTCAGCATCGAGGATGTTGCCCGGGTGGCGCAGATTTCCCGAGGAGCGTTCTACAAACACTTTGCTTCACTGGAGGAGGCATTGGCTGCCATAGGCCAGGAAGCCACCGACGGCATGACCCTGCACATCCTGCCCGTGTATGACGTGCTGACTCATCCGTTGGAGCGCATCAGCACGGCGATGCGGCTTTTTCTGCTTCGTGCGCATACCGACCGTCGCTGGGCGGCGTTTTTCCTGAGGGCCGAGTTAGTGCAGCACGAGTCGATCCTGCTGAAGTACGTATTCGCCGACCTGGAGGCGGGGCGAGACGCGGGCTTGCTTGAACTGCCCTCGATGCAGGCAGGCGTCGATGCTCTGATCGGCGCGACGCTGGAAGGGGTTCGTAGCATGACCCTGCGCAAGGTGGACGACCCGGAGGTCTACATCGACGCGGTCATTTTGATGGTGCTGCGCGGTTTCGGTGTGGCGAACGCCCAGGCGCAGGAGGCCGTGGCGTTTTCAAAGGCCTACCTGCAGGCGGGAGTGGCATCGGCTGCGGGTGAGCCGGCGAGCCCCCCACTGATTCGCCTTGATTTGAACGGCAACCTCAATCGTGCCAGCAGCGATACCAACCGTTGTTCTCGGTGA
- a CDS encoding lysozyme inhibitor LprI family protein yields the protein MRKLISVVVVATTFAIGTAFAQVPAKPDVNPITNGAVNMASTPTTIAAKTAVTSDTQAGALNECYNTIGDQPRTALQPCLERKTREVTSQMNIAYKKLEAKTKEIDSSATAKALASLLASQKAFEKFKEAQCQWEGDSVMGGSGAGDILSSCKVDLMRFRTKQLSD from the coding sequence ATGAGAAAACTCATTTCTGTGGTCGTTGTAGCGACTACATTTGCCATTGGTACGGCATTCGCTCAAGTACCCGCGAAACCTGATGTGAATCCAATCACAAATGGCGCGGTCAATATGGCATCTACGCCTACTACCATCGCAGCAAAAACTGCAGTGACCAGCGACACTCAAGCTGGAGCATTGAACGAATGCTACAACACCATTGGCGATCAGCCCCGGACAGCGTTGCAGCCTTGCCTTGAGCGTAAGACTCGCGAAGTCACGTCACAAATGAATATCGCCTACAAAAAACTGGAAGCCAAGACAAAGGAAATCGATTCGAGTGCGACGGCCAAAGCCCTTGCCTCGCTGCTCGCCTCTCAGAAGGCTTTCGAGAAGTTCAAGGAGGCTCAGTGTCAATGGGAAGGTGACTCGGTGATGGGTGGCTCGGGCGCTGGAGATATTTTAAGTTCCTGCAAAGTCGATTTGATGCGCTTTAGAACCAAGCAACTTTCCGATTGA
- a CDS encoding LysR substrate-binding domain-containing protein, which produces MDLRHLRYFLAVADEGHFGRAAQRLHIVQSALSMQIRALEEELGGPLFLRTSRRVELTEAGVLLRAEAQRTLDQAAHAQRVVQRSLRGEMGSVRIGFAGNAVFSGRLMADVRAFRAAYPDAEVILRELAPQLQVEAIQSGQLDLGYAPSHGGQALDSALLFERIGTWPLVVALPEDHPLAKQPTLRVPMLGAESLIIYAAHGADEYMLAGLRKVLGREPKVQRTTSTLSVLALVASGMGVAMVPAPLMQVSIPGLTYRTFDDVEPHTDLLLISRANETGGAVRAFLRVAHQGTVAPATL; this is translated from the coding sequence ATGGATTTGCGTCATTTGCGTTATTTCCTTGCTGTCGCAGATGAAGGCCATTTCGGCCGGGCAGCTCAGCGTCTGCACATTGTTCAGTCCGCGTTGAGCATGCAGATCCGCGCCCTGGAGGAGGAACTCGGTGGTCCTTTGTTCCTTCGTACGAGTCGTCGCGTAGAACTCACGGAGGCCGGTGTGTTGTTGCGTGCCGAAGCACAGCGCACCCTCGATCAGGCGGCGCATGCCCAGCGCGTGGTGCAGCGTTCGCTACGTGGAGAGATGGGCAGCGTGCGAATCGGCTTCGCAGGCAACGCTGTGTTCAGCGGCCGGTTGATGGCTGACGTTCGTGCCTTTCGCGCGGCTTATCCGGACGCGGAAGTCATCCTCCGCGAGCTGGCGCCGCAGCTACAGGTCGAAGCCATTCAGAGCGGTCAATTGGACTTGGGTTATGCGCCGAGTCACGGCGGTCAGGCCCTCGACAGCGCCTTGTTATTCGAGCGCATCGGCACTTGGCCCTTAGTGGTTGCATTACCCGAAGACCACCCGTTGGCGAAGCAGCCAACGTTGCGCGTGCCAATGCTGGGCGCGGAGTCGTTGATCATTTATGCCGCTCACGGCGCAGATGAATACATGCTGGCCGGGCTGCGCAAGGTATTGGGGCGCGAGCCGAAGGTTCAACGGACCACCAGCACGTTAAGCGTGCTCGCGCTGGTTGCTTCCGGCATGGGGGTTGCGATGGTGCCTGCGCCGTTGATGCAGGTCAGCATTCCGGGCCTGACCTACCGAACATTCGACGACGTAGAACCTCACACCGACTTGCTACTCATCAGCCGCGCCAACGAAACCGGCGGTGCGGTGCGCGCATTTCTGAGGGTTGCACATCAAGGCACAGTGGCACCAGCAACGTTGTGA
- a CDS encoding acyl-CoA dehydrogenase family protein: MNSVLHNAVVNAHIDSSDLIARASGLVETLRSRTREVDELARLPENTVADLDAIGAFDLMIPRQHGGLQTSVRTYMEVVSEIGRGDASAGWACALINICNWMVATLYPKAVSDPIFASGGKVRSSGVLSPRKAKVKRQAGGILIEEGLWGFNSGVYHAQWDLLGIPIVNEAGETVDQGLALIPIQDITLLHDWDTMALRGSGSTSVSVKNLFVPDERIASVSKAIAGDYASTHLQGKALYRGAFIPLLAIILVFPALGIAKAALETFLAKLPGRGIQYTWYSQQDEAAVTHLQVGEASAKFDAARLVVERCVDEIDTYAARGSSMDRQTRARIRRDTGYASQLIWEGVDLLATASGGSLAGTSNPFNRLWRDARVANLHGVVCTSTNLELFGRILCGKEANTPLV; encoded by the coding sequence ATGAATTCCGTCCTCCACAATGCGGTTGTCAATGCCCACATCGATAGCAGCGATCTTATTGCCCGCGCCAGCGGTTTGGTCGAGACCTTGCGTTCGCGTACCCGTGAAGTCGATGAACTGGCCCGTCTGCCCGAAAACACTGTGGCCGACCTCGACGCCATCGGCGCCTTCGACCTGATGATTCCACGCCAGCATGGCGGCCTGCAAACCAGCGTCAGAACCTACATGGAAGTGGTCAGCGAAATCGGCCGTGGAGATGCCTCGGCCGGCTGGGCCTGCGCGCTGATCAATATTTGTAACTGGATGGTCGCAACCCTATATCCCAAAGCGGTCAGCGACCCCATCTTCGCCAGCGGCGGCAAGGTGCGCAGCAGTGGTGTGCTGTCGCCACGCAAAGCTAAGGTCAAGCGCCAGGCAGGCGGTATCCTCATCGAAGAAGGCCTGTGGGGATTCAACAGCGGCGTGTACCACGCACAGTGGGACCTGCTGGGGATTCCGATCGTCAACGAAGCGGGTGAAACCGTGGACCAGGGGCTGGCGCTCATCCCGATCCAGGACATCACCCTGTTGCACGATTGGGACACCATGGCACTACGCGGTAGCGGCAGTACCTCGGTGTCGGTAAAAAATCTGTTTGTACCCGATGAGCGCATCGCTTCGGTATCCAAAGCAATCGCCGGCGATTACGCGTCCACACACCTGCAAGGTAAAGCGCTTTATCGTGGAGCGTTCATCCCGCTGCTGGCCATCATCCTGGTGTTTCCGGCCCTGGGCATCGCCAAGGCAGCACTGGAAACTTTTCTCGCCAAACTGCCCGGCCGCGGCATTCAGTACACCTGGTACAGCCAACAGGACGAAGCTGCAGTGACCCACCTGCAGGTCGGTGAAGCCTCGGCCAAGTTCGATGCTGCACGGCTGGTGGTGGAGCGCTGCGTGGACGAAATCGACACCTATGCCGCTCGCGGCTCGTCTATGGACCGACAAACCCGCGCGCGCATCCGTCGCGACACCGGTTATGCCAGCCAGTTGATCTGGGAAGGCGTCGATCTGCTGGCCACAGCCAGCGGCGGTTCGCTGGCGGGTACTTCCAACCCGTTCAACCGCCTGTGGCGCGACGCCAGAGTGGCCAATCTGCACGGTGTGGTGTGCACCTCCACCAACCTGGAACTGTTTGGGCGAATCCTGTGTGGCAAAGAGGCCAATACACCTCTGGTGTAA
- a CDS encoding MFS transporter, with translation MNNQLDICAIVERSRLGAFQVLVLVQCFLCMVVDGFDIQAMAYAAPSLITEWGIPKANLGPVFSISMLGMLIGSLALGSIADLIGRRPVLVTASLVMTFLMYFTAHTTTVDGLLALRFLTGIAMGAIVPNVATLVTEYAPRHNRVMLLTLVSSGMVVGGLVGGALAAALIPQYGWQAVFYLGAVAPLCVGVLMFFALPESLQWCVLCGRQLDRVRAILMRIEPGLQINEQTILVIAEPRKKGLSLTHLFADGRLPGTLLLWLINFMNMLCVYFLASWTPVLMSGAGHTPSQAVLAGTSMWLGGLAGGWLLGWFVDRRGFGAVLVPTFIVSAVAIVLFSQYYTSINLAYVTTAVAGFGILGGQAALNAMTSTFYPTALRATGTGWTLGLGRLGGICGPFIGATLLHLQWSTSDLLVAAAVPASIAAIGIIGFWRLNRTTAVPVTQ, from the coding sequence GTGAACAATCAACTCGACATCTGCGCGATCGTCGAAAGGAGTCGCTTGGGCGCCTTTCAGGTGCTTGTGCTCGTACAGTGCTTCCTGTGCATGGTCGTCGATGGGTTCGACATTCAAGCCATGGCTTATGCCGCGCCCAGCCTCATCACTGAATGGGGCATTCCCAAAGCCAACCTGGGGCCGGTGTTCAGCATCAGCATGCTAGGCATGTTGATAGGTTCGCTTGCTTTGGGTTCGATAGCCGACCTTATCGGTCGCCGGCCAGTATTGGTGACCGCCTCGTTAGTGATGACGTTTCTGATGTACTTCACCGCTCACACCACGACGGTGGACGGACTATTGGCACTGCGCTTTCTTACCGGGATCGCCATGGGTGCAATCGTGCCTAACGTCGCCACCCTGGTGACGGAATATGCCCCCCGGCACAACCGTGTGATGCTGTTGACTCTGGTGTCATCGGGAATGGTCGTGGGAGGTCTGGTCGGCGGCGCCCTCGCTGCCGCACTGATTCCGCAGTATGGCTGGCAAGCGGTTTTCTATTTGGGTGCCGTCGCCCCACTGTGTGTGGGTGTGCTGATGTTCTTCGCACTCCCCGAATCGCTGCAGTGGTGCGTTCTGTGCGGACGCCAACTCGACCGCGTGCGGGCCATCCTCATGCGTATTGAACCTGGCCTGCAGATCAACGAACAGACGATCCTGGTAATTGCAGAGCCGCGTAAAAAAGGCCTCTCGCTCACTCACCTGTTTGCGGACGGCAGACTGCCCGGCACGTTGCTGCTGTGGCTGATCAACTTCATGAATATGCTCTGCGTATACTTCCTCGCTTCCTGGACTCCGGTGCTGATGAGTGGTGCCGGCCATACGCCGTCGCAAGCGGTGTTGGCGGGGACCTCCATGTGGCTGGGTGGACTTGCGGGCGGTTGGCTACTCGGCTGGTTTGTCGACCGACGCGGCTTCGGCGCCGTGTTGGTTCCCACCTTCATCGTCTCTGCCGTGGCCATCGTTCTGTTCAGTCAGTACTACACCTCGATCAATCTGGCTTACGTGACCACTGCGGTCGCCGGCTTCGGCATCCTCGGCGGCCAAGCGGCACTGAACGCCATGACCTCTACCTTTTATCCGACTGCTCTGCGCGCCACCGGTACTGGCTGGACGCTGGGACTCGGTCGCCTGGGGGGCATTTGCGGTCCTTTCATCGGCGCCACTCTGCTGCATCTGCAGTGGTCGACGAGTGACCTGCTGGTGGCCGCAGCCGTTCCCGCCAGCATCGCGGCCATCGGCATCATCGGCTTCTGGCGCCTGAATCGAACAACGGCTGTACCGGTCACCCAATAA